The following is a genomic window from Babesia bovis T2Bo chromosome 4 map unlocalized Chr4_1, whole genome shotgun sequence.
GAATTTCAACCAACTATGGAGAAGGGTACAGTGACTACTATCGAAGGATACCTGATGCGTTTGGCCGGAGGTTTAGGTGATCATATCAGCAGCATCGCCGATGCCATGAGAGAGAACCCCGGTATAATTATAGAGATGGCTGATGGGAAACAACACACAGCCGCTGAATACTTATATAGTTTGAATTCCATTAAGCAAAGTTTGATAGAATTCTCCGAGGGTGACAAGGTTTGTATAGGAAATGATTACATCAGTTTTTGCAGCCGTTCACTCTAATACTGGACGACCCTGCGGGAAACACTTACATAGAAGAAACGCAGCATTTGTCAGTTGAATCCACTCGCTACAATCGCAGTCCTGAACAGCAAGAGGTATGCTTTGCGTATTGTGACTATATCCGTCATAGATGTTGGGATATATTGCCAAGGAAGATGATAAAAAAGGTGTGTTATAGTCCATACTTAGTTATTGGTTCCCAGAAATTGATCTCACAACTCCCATCGctgatgatgatgacgtTGGTAAGGAGGGATTATCTCTTCCAGTAGACTGCCCTCACTGCGGTAAGGTTGGCAACAATAAAATTTGCGAAGTTTGTAAGTTTATGTGTTTGGTGCTACTTACTTTATCTTAGTGGTACCTGGATTTGGACCTTGTGTCATTATGGCATTTACTTGTGAAAACTGTGGAGCCAAGTCGAATGAAATTAAACCCGGCGGTGGCTACAAGGAGCATGCTAGAAAGTGGACCTTAAAGGTACAGGATGTTACTGACCTAAACAGGGATGTTATAATATCCGAGACTGCTACTATTCATATCCCTCTTTTGGAGTTGGACATGACTGCTGGTACCATAGGCGCTGTCTACACAACTGTTGAAGGCATGCTAATAAAGCATGCAGACAGCTTGGAAACGGCATATCCGTTTTTACTGGGTGATTCCGCTGACCCATCCAATACCACCCTGAAGGATAAAGTGCGTCAGCTGAGGGCACTTGCTTCGGGTGAATTCAAGCAGCCTTATGAGATCATCATAGATGACCCTGCCGATCATTCATTCGTTGGAGCTCGTAATGGTGCTTCTGGAGACGACAGCAACCTGCGCTCGGAGACTTACCAGCGCACAGCTGAGCAGAACGATCTACTGGGACTAACAGATATGGTAACAGAAAATTACTAGAACAAGTTTAGAATTTGGTCTATTTTGACCAGCGATTCACGGATAACATTGGTGTCGCATGAATCTGACCCTGCCGCGCGGATTACAGAAACGTAGGCACTTTCCACATGTCTATCCCAGGTGGAGGCTACTACCGAAAGTACTACACGGAAGATCGACACTCGCTCTAAGGCGATTTCAGCGCCTGGATAATCACTGGCGCTACTTACGCGGGGCCAAATAGCATATATCGACGATCGGATAAAGCCTGCTATTGCACAGGTGACGACCAACTGATCAGTCGCCAATACCGCATAAGGTTTTTGTTGTATGCTTTCTATATCAACCTGCGTGTATTTAAAAACATGTTGTAATTTTCTTACCTCGTAATTCTTTGATACGTGGTCGACCAGTGTATGCATTATCTGCTGTGAGCTCGTATTCGCGAAGTCACGCAATGCCTCCACGGCATCACCGCGTAAATCTTCACAATTCAACTCGCCCAGTATCTTGCAAAGTAACCTGTCAACGCTCACCATGTACACCAAGGTCTCAGTGTACATGTTTTGGGGCTCCACATTAAACACTGTATCCATCTCAGCCAAAGTGTCCATATTATCAGGAAGAGGGGATATAACTGCCGTGGTCAACCGTATGTCGCCACTAGAG
Proteins encoded in this region:
- a CDS encoding ZPR1 zinc-finger domain containing protein — protein: MADSAISNVVTDAAVTMASDRASVESLCVQCGAMGITMVLMHMIPHFKEVILMSFECPSCGYRNSELQDAAPLQDYGLRLKAHVAYEGALRNQVVLSGTTSCRIEEIDFEFQPTMEKGTVTTIEGYLMRLAGGLGDHISSIADAMRENPGIIIEMADGKQHTAAEYLYSLNSIKQSLIEFSEGDKPFTLILDDPAGNTYIEETQHLSVESTRYNRSPEQQEMLGYIAKEDDKKEIDLTTPIADDDDVGKEGLSLPVDCPHCGKVGNNKICEVLVPGFGPCVIMAFTCENCGAKSNEIKPGGGYKEHARKWTLKVQDVTDLNRDVIISETATIHIPLLELDMTAGTIGAVYTTVEGMLIKHADSLETAYPFLLGDSADPSNTTLKDKVRQLRALASGEFKQPYEIIIDDPADHSFVGARNGASGDDSNLRSETYQRTAEQNDLLGLTDMVTENY